From Kineosporia succinea, the proteins below share one genomic window:
- a CDS encoding APC family permease, whose protein sequence is MTETRLQGTLGPGAIVFMVVAAAAPLTVVAGSVPIGMALGNGAGYPAMYAVAAVILMLFAVGFVAMARHVPDAGAFYSYVEKGLGRGPGLGAAFLALITYTAVQGAVYGYLGFALDELLVTYGVPSLPWWLWTLAAIAVTGLLGYRHIDLSGRVLGVLLVAEIAIVLLLDLAVVGRGGSDTEGLSTGVLHLDTITSGAPGIGLMFAIAGFIGFEATAVFRDEARDPDRTIPRATYAALVVIGVFYSVSAWAVVSGWGESAAVAQANANPGTMVAVTTEQYLGSAAGHVVQVLLVSSLFACVLSFHNVLSRYLFALGGAAVLPAALGRSHSRHHSPHLSSLVQTGCAAALLAVCAGAGLDPVAEVFAWLSGAATAGILLLMLLTSVAVLVWFHRSRADTRFWHTRLAPGLGLAGLAVCLFITVRNLPLLVGGSQTLALVIDGVLVLSVVGGIALARVRPGVSTARLRTTP, encoded by the coding sequence ATGACTGAAACCAGGCTTCAGGGGACTCTCGGCCCCGGCGCCATCGTCTTCATGGTGGTGGCCGCCGCGGCGCCGCTCACCGTGGTCGCGGGCAGCGTGCCGATCGGCATGGCCCTCGGCAACGGCGCCGGATACCCCGCCATGTACGCGGTGGCGGCCGTGATCCTCATGCTCTTCGCCGTCGGGTTCGTGGCGATGGCCCGGCACGTGCCCGACGCCGGCGCCTTCTACTCCTACGTGGAGAAGGGCCTGGGCCGTGGACCCGGGCTCGGGGCGGCGTTTCTCGCACTGATCACGTACACCGCCGTGCAGGGCGCGGTCTACGGCTACCTCGGCTTCGCCCTCGACGAACTGCTCGTCACCTACGGCGTGCCGTCGCTGCCCTGGTGGCTGTGGACGCTCGCCGCGATCGCCGTCACCGGGCTGCTCGGCTACCGGCACATCGACCTGTCGGGCAGGGTGCTCGGCGTGCTCCTGGTCGCCGAGATCGCGATCGTGCTGCTGCTCGATCTGGCCGTGGTCGGCAGGGGCGGCAGCGACACCGAAGGCCTGTCCACCGGGGTCCTCCACCTCGACACGATCACCTCCGGCGCGCCCGGCATCGGCCTGATGTTCGCCATCGCGGGCTTCATCGGGTTCGAGGCCACCGCCGTGTTCCGCGACGAGGCCCGGGATCCCGACCGCACCATCCCCCGTGCCACCTACGCCGCGCTGGTCGTCATCGGCGTCTTCTACTCGGTGTCGGCGTGGGCCGTGGTGAGCGGCTGGGGCGAAAGTGCCGCCGTGGCCCAGGCGAACGCCAACCCGGGCACCATGGTCGCGGTCACCACCGAGCAGTACCTGGGCTCGGCGGCCGGTCACGTGGTGCAGGTGCTGCTGGTCTCCAGCCTGTTCGCCTGCGTGCTGTCGTTCCACAACGTGCTCTCGCGCTACCTGTTCGCCCTCGGTGGCGCGGCCGTGCTGCCGGCGGCCCTCGGCCGCAGCCACTCCCGGCACCACTCGCCGCACCTCAGCTCGCTCGTCCAGACCGGCTGCGCCGCAGCTCTTCTCGCTGTCTGCGCGGGTGCCGGCCTGGACCCGGTGGCCGAGGTCTTCGCCTGGCTCTCCGGTGCCGCGACGGCGGGCATCCTCCTGCTCATGCTGCTGACGAGCGTCGCGGTACTGGTCTGGTTCCACCGCTCGAGGGCCGACACCCGGTTCTGGCACACCCGTCTCGCGCCCGGCCTGGGCCTGGCCGGCCTGGCCGTCTGCCTGTTCATCACGGTGCGGAACCTGCCGCTGCTCGTGGGCGGTTCGCAGACGCTGGCCCTGGTGATCGACGGCGTGCTGGTGCTGTCGGTGGTGGGTGGGATCGCGCTGGCCCGGGTCCGGCCGGGCGTGAGCACGGCCCGGCTCCGGACCACCCCGTGA